The genome window GTCAAATCCCCATGTTCAAGAAATCATCATGCACGAAGTCCCCGGTTCCCTTGATGATGACTCCAACTTAGCCGCAGCTAGAATTGTTCGTGAGCAGGGATTGCGTACACGGGTTTTGCCAGACAGTATGATTGCTTCGGGCGGGGTAGACTTCTTTTTAGCAGGAACCAAACGGTATGTTGCTAAAGGAGCGATGATTGGTGTTCACTCTTGGGGAGACGGTGCTAGCATGGAAGGTCGCAACTTACCTAGAACACATCCCGATCACCAATTATATCTCGAGTACTATAGGGCAATGCAGATACCTGAAGCCTTTTACTGGTTCACGCTTGAAGCCGCTTCCTCAGATAATATTCATTTTATGACTGAGGAAGAAATCCAGAAATACCACATTGCGGCAGAGTAAATTGTCGCAATTACCCAATGGTCATTTATTTAAGTAACATTCTTACGTGACATCAAATGTATCAGCAGCTGCACCTTATGAATGCTTATGCCTTCATTGGGTGCAGTTAATACGTATTCTGCTAGAATTGTTGTTGCTCATTTTGTTGTCATAATATTCTGTAATAAAAGTATAATGCCTTTTTGTTTTTCAAAAGCGGGTAGCGTTGGGCAATCTATTATTCCGGTTGATTTACTTGACTGCATCTTGAACCTTAGATAAAGCTGTATCAACTTTTCTTGATGCAACTCAATCAAGGCAGCCGAAAATAGCATAGGAATAAAATATGTCCACCATCCTTCCAGTATTCAAGGCGCTGGCAGATGAAACCCGCCTAAGACTTTTACACGTACTCAACAGATACGAGCTTAGTGTAAACGAACTTGTTACCATTCTTGAAATGGGACAATCCCGCGTTTCCCGCCATCTTAAAATTCTCACCGGAGCAGGGCTTCTTACCTCCCGTCGCGATGGGTTATGGGTATTTTATAGTGCGCCGACAGAAGGCGAAGGAAGAGAATTTATCGATGCTGTTGCACCATTTATCGACAGCGACGAAACTCTTGATTCAGACATGGAAATGGCAGCAACCATTATTGAAGAACGGGTACGCAAAACAAAGCAGTTCTTTAATGCCATTGCTGAAGACTGGGATCAGCTTAACCGCGAAGTTATCGGCGAGTTTGATCTGCCCGGTGCTATTATTGAGCGCATGCCACGTTGCAAAGTTGCCGTTGATTTAGGCTGCGGCACAGGAACCTTGCTCGAGCGGATGCTTGAACGTTCACTTAATATTATTGGTGTTGATGGTTCCCCGCGCATGCTGGAGCTTGCAAAACGCAGACTGGTTGAAGACGAAGACCGGATATCCCTGCGTATCGGTGATCTTGAGCATCTGCCGCTCCGTGATGGCGAAGCAGATTTTGCTACCATCAACATGGTACTGCATCACCTTTCCCACCCTGGAAAATCTTTAAAAGAAATCCGACGCGTTCTCCGTAAAGGCGGTCTGCTTGTGCTTGCCGACTTTGATAAGCATGACAATGAAAAAATGCGTGCTGATTACGGTGATCGCTGGCTCGGTTTTGATATGACAAATTTAGCTCTGAAACTTACAGAAGCAGGCTTTGCACTGCGACAAAGTACGCTGCATCCTGTACGTAACGGGCTTACAATTCATCTTATTGTAGCAGAAAACACACAATAAATTTCCTAGGAGAAATTGAGAAATGACTGACGCAAGCCGCGCTATCAAACTTGACTTGAGCCTTGAAAATAAAGTTGCTGACATGTCTCTTGCAGACTTCGGTCACAAAGAAATGCAGCTTTCTGAACGTGAAATGCCGGGTCTCATGGAGACTATCAAAAAATTCGGTGATGCAAAGCCGTTGAAAGGTCTGAAAGTGATGGGTTCCCTGCACATGACCATTCAGACAGCAATGCTCATCAAAACTCTCCATGCTCTTGGTGCAGATATCCGTTGGGCTTCTTGTAACATTTTCTCCACTCAGGATCACGCAGCAGCAGCTATCGTAGATTCCGGTATGGCAAAAGTTTTTGCATGGAAAGGTGAAACTCTGGAAGAGTACTGGTGGTGCACCGAGCAGGCTCTCACATGGCCTGACGGCTCCGGCCCTGACCTGATTGTTGATGACGGCGGCGACGCAACCATGCTCATTCACAAAGGTGTTGCAGCAGAAAAAGACTCATCACTTGTTGAAAGAGCATACGACAACAAAGAGTTCCAGATCGTTATGGATCGTGTTGCACTTTCTCTTCAGGAAAACCCTGGTAAATGGACTCGCATTGCTGAAAAAATCAAAGGTGTTTCTGAAGAAACCACCACAGGCGTGCACCGTCTCTACCAGATGGAAAAAGAAGGTGAGCTTCTCTTCCCTGCTATCAACGTTAACGACTCTGTTACCAAATCCAAATTTGATAACCTTTACGGCTGCCGTGAATCACTCGCTGACGGCATCAAACGCGCTACCGATATTATGATTGCGGGTAAATCCGTAGTTATCCTTGGTTACGGCGATGTAGGTAAAGGTTGTGCACAGTCCATGCGTGGCTTCGGTGCTCGTGTTGCAATTACTGAAATTGACCCGATTTGTGCACTTCAGGCTGCAATGGAAGGCTACGACGTTGTAACTCTTGATGACGTTGTTGGCTCCGCAGATATCTTTGTGACTGCGACTGGTAACTTTAATGTTATCACTGGCGCACACATGGAAAAAATGAAAGATGAAGCTATCGTTTGTAACATCGGTCACTTCGATAACGAAATCGATATGGCGTACCTTGAAGGCGGCAACGGTTGTACCGTTCTCAACATTAAGCCTCAGGTAGACAAATGGACACTCAATTCCGGTCGTTCCATTATCGTTCTTGCAGAAGGTCGTCTTGTAAACCTTGGTTGTGCTACTGGTCATCCATCTTTT of Halodesulfovibrio sp. contains these proteins:
- the ahcY gene encoding adenosylhomocysteinase; protein product: MTDASRAIKLDLSLENKVADMSLADFGHKEMQLSEREMPGLMETIKKFGDAKPLKGLKVMGSLHMTIQTAMLIKTLHALGADIRWASCNIFSTQDHAAAAIVDSGMAKVFAWKGETLEEYWWCTEQALTWPDGSGPDLIVDDGGDATMLIHKGVAAEKDSSLVERAYDNKEFQIVMDRVALSLQENPGKWTRIAEKIKGVSEETTTGVHRLYQMEKEGELLFPAINVNDSVTKSKFDNLYGCRESLADGIKRATDIMIAGKSVVILGYGDVGKGCAQSMRGFGARVAITEIDPICALQAAMEGYDVVTLDDVVGSADIFVTATGNFNVITGAHMEKMKDEAIVCNIGHFDNEIDMAYLEGGNGCTVLNIKPQVDKWTLNSGRSIIVLAEGRLVNLGCATGHPSFVMSNSFTNQALAQIELASNSALENKVYTLPKHLDEEVARLHLSRLGAKLTKLTPEQAEYLGVAQDGPFKADHYRY
- a CDS encoding metalloregulator ArsR/SmtB family transcription factor, with the translated sequence MSTILPVFKALADETRLRLLHVLNRYELSVNELVTILEMGQSRVSRHLKILTGAGLLTSRRDGLWVFYSAPTEGEGREFIDAVAPFIDSDETLDSDMEMAATIIEERVRKTKQFFNAIAEDWDQLNREVIGEFDLPGAIIERMPRCKVAVDLGCGTGTLLERMLERSLNIIGVDGSPRMLELAKRRLVEDEDRISLRIGDLEHLPLRDGEADFATINMVLHHLSHPGKSLKEIRRVLRKGGLLVLADFDKHDNEKMRADYGDRWLGFDMTNLALKLTEAGFALRQSTLHPVRNGLTIHLIVAENTQ